Part of the Diprion similis isolate iyDipSimi1 chromosome 4, iyDipSimi1.1, whole genome shotgun sequence genome is shown below.
GCTCACTCTGTAACATTCTTGCACACTATTCACAATAAATCGGAACTCAATGTTTTATATCTTCTTATTTGATCATCACTGAAATGCTACACCATCCCacagaaggaaaatttttttagataaaagAAGTCAGCTACTATTTCGATACATAATTCCAAGACACCTATGAAAGGGCCTAAGAATATCGTGAAgggtaaattttatatattattttatttctctttaattttattctaaacGCATGCAGAAGGGTTgtacgaacattttttttttgtagctgCCATACAATCATctcgaaaatgaatttattaataGAATTAGGAGCACAGTATATAATGGTCTCTGAAGTCtgtatattacaataataaattgtgaatgtaaattttatttacataactactcaaaaataatattataaaatgattCCAACTTAATTGTCATGCACAGACTTAAGCTCTTTGATCTGCTTTATTAGATAAGCCTTTTCATCATTAAACTGCTCGTCTTCTGAACGATCCGTGTGAAAACGTGTgagaaattcaattaatttttcttgattGCGAAGCAGGATATCCAGAATTGGTTTGGGCTTATTTGGATTGGCAACAAAAACCTGAAAGCATCAAAGAATGGCAATTGATTATAcgcatttttgtttctttgaaaataaaaccacACTCAGATAATTTTCCTACCTTGAAAACGTGAAAAGCCTCAAATTGTATGTTACGTGACTTTTCCTTAAGCATATTCATCATCAGCTTTAAATTATCAGGGTTTGAAATGTACCGAGTCATAACctgtgaaatataaaattatgtaCCAACAGAAGTTATTTCACCTTTTGATTGTTTAATCAAAACAACTGACCGTGAAATTATGTCTATCCAGAAGGAGTTCTCCCAGTAATTTTAAACTCTGCCGACGTGTTACGTAGTTTTCAGAATTTAATAACCTTTGATAATGTGAGAAGACTTTGTCGTAATTCACTTCTAAAAATTCAGCGCTAAGTATTTTATGTCTTGTTAACAATTCCTGAAACAATGAAACTACTCAGAAAACTCTTTAGCTTTAACAACAATAAGATGTATATACTAGGAACatattgattgaaattaaatgctccaaatttcttaatttaaaaaaaatccaaacagAAATTTAACTTTTTCTGACCCTTAGTGacgaagtttaaaaaatacagcaacttataataaaaaaactgaaataattattttcttgtggTTTTTGTTATGAATCTTAATGCCAGTCTATGCTTTTTTTCGGGCATATCATATTGCAATGTTTTTTacatatatgaaaaattattgcatacCAAAACTCTGCAGTAATTGACAGTGAATAATTGGGTTTTTCACAAAGAATTTATGAACATAATTTCCTAAGTTTCCCAGAGTGACAAAATTCTCTGACTATTGATGATTTTTCCGATGTGTTGCCATTCTGGAGTACCAACAagctattttaaaaaattacattcacgTATATACGTAATCAGAAGTACCTTAAATGTAGAAAAGGCATCTGATGCAATATCGAATGTCGAAACTTCGACAtatcgaaagaaattataaaaatcatcagaataaatcattattttagCCAATGCCTCGTATCGAGCGCATTCCCTCAGCATTGTTCCACAATTTAATGCAATGTCTTGATGCTCATAGCTGAAAGTATAGAAATTCTCTGATTAAGttgattgaattttgttttaggaggaaaataaaactgaGTATGTTTTAAATCTCACAACTTACCCAGACATAAGAGTGAATAATATCTCTGGCTTTGTGCAAATGTATTCGACTGTTGGCGATCGTGTGCCAATTTGCCTCCGTAGTATATTGTTGAATACCTGAGCCACATCTTTCTTTCCCTGAAGGAATCatataaaattgtaacaaCTTTTTCATATACACGATTTTGTACTTTATCTCATTCTAAAAGCAAGGGTTGCTCAAGTCACCTCGAAATCTATCCGACTAAGATTCTGGACCAAGAGCAATAGCAGATTGCTGTTGTACAACTCTTGAGCTAGCTGAGCTACAACAATGTCGGCTTGCGGCTCTGCTTCAGCGGTCCCATACAGCATGTTTTTAATATGCACCAAATTTTTGCTGACATCCTCTTGAGCCTGAAAAGATGATTCATGTTTAAGTATATAAtgggaattatttttgacaGGAAACTGACTAACGTGCTGCATACCTTCTCTACTTTCTTATCACCACGTTCCAAAGCATTCACAGCCTCTTTTAGAGCCTTTACAACCTCCGCCGGACTCTTTTGAGATTTTCCGAACAGAGGCATGATTTCTTAGAAGACGAAAACCTTccgaaaaacattgaaaattcagacATTTAATTCATTGCACTGGTAAGCAAGGTGTAAGTTGGAGGTTGAAGATGAGTTAAATAATATATCAGAATCACATGATATTAATTCAAGAACCAAAAAAATCAGCTTatgatttaatgaaattttgatttgtttaaACCAACTGTGAGTCCATGTATCCTTAAACCCCATAATTTTTCAGTATAGGTTCAGAGATTGTAATTAATCGGTTCATACAATTTTGGAGCTTCATAACAAGAAGAATGTCGAAGATTTATACTGTAAAGTATGAGGGCTAgcttcaaagtttcaaagttgaaaaaaaattagaaaaaatctaaacTGTATTGGGTACATTAAGATAACC
Proteins encoded:
- the LOC124405696 gene encoding protein Mo25 → MPLFGKSQKSPAEVVKALKEAVNALERGDKKVEKAQEDVSKNLVHIKNMLYGTAEAEPQADIVVAQLAQELYNSNLLLLLVQNLSRIDFEGKKDVAQVFNNILRRQIGTRSPTVEYICTKPEILFTLMSGYEHQDIALNCGTMLRECARYEALAKIMIYSDDFYNFFRYVEVSTFDIASDAFSTFKELLTRHKILSAEFLEVNYDKVFSHYQRLLNSENYVTRRQSLKLLGELLLDRHNFTVMTRYISNPDNLKLMMNMLKEKSRNIQFEAFHVFKVFVANPNKPKPILDILLRNQEKLIEFLTRFHTDRSEDEQFNDEKAYLIKQIKELKSVHDN